The DNA sequence AGCAGCTACGCAGCATGAGCGTCTCCTTGTACGTGTTCGGCGACCACCCGCACTCGATTGTCCACGACCTGGAGGAACCCACCTCGAACCACGAAACGGCTGACGGTGCCCCCCTGGCGCACGGTCAGCGTTCCCTCTCCCAACAGCGTCATGAACGGCGCGTGGTTCGGCAGGATGCCGACTTCTCCATCGAAGGCGGGCGCGACCACCGCGTCCGCTTCCCCGTCGAACATAGCCGCCTCGGGGGAGATGACCGTGACATGCATCACGAGCTCGCCAGCTTCTTGGCTTTCTCCACCGCTTCGTCCAGCCCACCCACCATGTAGAACGCCTGTTCCGGCAGATGGTCGAA is a window from the Gemmatimonadales bacterium genome containing:
- the atpC gene encoding ATP synthase F1 subunit epsilon, yielding MHVTVISPEAAMFDGEADAVVAPAFDGEVGILPNHAPFMTLLGEGTLTVRQGGTVSRFVVRGGFLQVVDNRVRVVAEHVQGDAHAA